CAAACGTTCATAAGTGAAGTCTCTTCAATGTATAGTTATAGTGCAGTCTAGGTAGTATACATTAAAGAAGATTTGTTTGCATTGCAGTTGATGACTGCATGAGTAAATTTAAAGATCGCAACAACAGCATGTTGTCGTGAAGAGCAAGTATTTTGTTGGCCACTTGGGATGGCACTTGGCACCACCATGTATCTATATCACGTAATGAGACCCGGTCGTATTTCATTCTGGTCATTTGTTTAAAATGATCCCAAAGGAGACAATCACAGTGCATGCTTTGTTTTCTGGAGGTCTAGTGCCTATGACAGATGTGAATATTGCAGGACTGTATGTAAAGAAGAAATTGAACTAACGTGGGATGTTGCTGGGCACTTGAACTGGATGCAGTAGACGAGTGAGTTCAGGGAGAGCTGGAGATTGACACGGCACTTAGCCAAGGTCAGAACGTGGGTACGGTGGTCGCTCTCGTCCCTGTGTACAATGGAGCAGTCAGTCTGTAAGGAAATGAGAAGCCCTAGCAGGCTGTGACGCAGAAGTGTCGGTTGCTGAAGGTTTTGATGCCAATGGGTCTTCACCGTTCGTATGTGACAAGCTAGAGAACTCGTACAACGTTCCCGGGTACAGTTAAGACAGATGTGTTGAAGGAATACGGTGAACTAACGCAGTGACGCCTGTTACCGTTGCGCTGAGACGAGACAAGGCAGTGAGTTTTTACTTCTGGTCTTAATGATCAAGCTTGTTCGAGATGCTATAGACGAGTTTTAAGCATGCACGTGTCATATGAGCCGGAAGCTCAGTTATGGTATTTGTTTTCGGCCCCAAGTGCAAAGAGTTGGGGTGTGCCAAAAGTTGACTAATTTTTAAAAGATGACTCTTGGGCACGTGGCTCGCCTGCCTTGGACTTCCACCGGGTGTTGCATCTCAAAGGCCCTGCCGACAGAATCCTAAAGTTTCATCGAGGGGACTTACACACCTAGCGTTTGAGGATTCGTCTGCAGCGCGGATGTGACTGGTTCGCGAGTGTCTATAATGGTGCGCTGATATAAGCAAGTTGTGACATTTGAAGCTTGGCTACCAGAATACACTAAAATTACAAAAAGAGCTTCAGCTTATCAACTCGAGATAAATCCCAGACATTGTTTACTTAAGAATCTGACCGAGGTTTGAAGCCACATGATGTGGTTCTGCCAGTGTGTGGATGTATAAGACGCTGCGAGACCGTTTGTTCGCTGTACCAGGTTGGGCTGGACGCCATTATAGTTTTACCAACAAGAGACAAAATTTGGCTGTCTTTGCTTCGGTAAAAGAGCAGGCCCTTTTGGTCGAATCAAGATGAGGTGACCTAAGCTCTCACCCAGGTCCCCTTCTTGAAGAGCTAATTCCTGTCTACAATACTCGAGTCTCGAGGCCAAAAACCTTCACGTAGCGCGAGCGAGGTATCCGCATTCAGAATAATGTCGTTTACGGCTAACGTTGTCACTAATCTCTGCTCGTAACGGTCGGCAACGTCAGAAACATGCATTTTTGGGAGACACTAGTCAAGCTCAACATTCCGTGGCGTTATTTCCTCGATCAGCCTAGATCTTTCAATCTGAGGACGTGGTGTGTTATTAGAACTCAGCCTTCATTGATAAGCTTTGATTTGGAGGGATTTCTAGAGCGCATTTGACTAGGTAGCCTTGTCAATGGCGGCAGATGTTTTCACTCTGATCAAGCCCTGCAAATAGAGCCTCCCGTGACGACCAGTTCCTAAGTTCCCTCCGCGCCAGAAATTCTAATATTCGCAGGTCTCTCGGCTTTCCCTCGAGCCTGTCTGCTAGACCCTGCAGGTCTCTACTGATCGCCTCCTGCAAAACCAGATCCCGGTCCTTGAAGTCCCACTGGGCCTTTCGAGCGCGCTTGAGCTGTACGACAGCGCcagccatcgccatcgcAATGACAACAATGGCAAAAACCGCGTTGGAAGCGAAGATCGGAAATTGCTGCCCTGTCCGGGCCTGCTCGGCGGATGACCGGCCGTCGTATGTACCATAAGTTCCGGTAGCGTGAGAGGAGGCAGACGTGTGCCGAACCCGTTGCGTAGGCAACGACCACCCAAGACCGTATTTCTCATAGAGCAACCGCTTGTGTGGATCTTTCAGGATTTCGTGTGCTTCCACTACCAGACGGTAGCGTTCAATCCTGGTAGCGCGCGAAACACCCATCACCTCTATGCCGTTCTGGACGTAAAGGTCGGGGTGATATAATTTCACCAGCCGGTGGAATTGCTTCTTCGAGTAAGGCGTGCCAGGGCTGGCCCCGAGGATCTCATGGGGTGATGGGTGAGAGCCCCGAGGCCAAGGGGCCTTGTCGTAGACCTGCCGGGGGTTATACAGCTGGGGTTTCTGCCTGTCCGAGTGCACATATCGTCGATGGGCCTTGAGAATCGTGTGCGGTGTGCCGCTCCACTTGATGACATGGGCCATGGCGGCTGTTCCAGGATTGTTGATCTTGAGGAGGCAAAGGATTTTGGGACTCTAGTACGAGGTTCGGCTTAGGTAGTTGTCTTTCCCCGACACGTATTTCGACAAATTTGGCCTGAGGACGGGAGCAACTGGAGGGAAATGGTGAGTCGAAGACTATTTCATTGATTTGGAATACCCACCCGCGAATGCGGAAAGCCAAATATCGCGTTGGAGAAATCGCGGGGTCAATCTGCGCATACATGCTCGAATGCAGCTCCAAACCCTGTCTGATGTGAGCTGCGGCTGTGAAAGACAGCCTGTAGGTGTGCAGCATGGGACCGACCCAACGTCTTCAACGTCCCAAGAGTCAGCTTCTCATCTAACCATAGGAGAAGTCATTCCCAGAGTTTATGGTGATCAAAGGTTGGGTTTCCAGAAACCGTAAACCAAACCCAAGGCCTGGCATTGTAACAACACAATCAACTAATTCTAGGACCGACACTAGGATATTTAGAACAAGG
This genomic interval from Colletotrichum higginsianum IMI 349063 chromosome 9, whole genome shotgun sequence contains the following:
- a CDS encoding J domain-containing protein 1; the encoded protein is MAHVIKWSGTPHTILKAHRRYVHSDRQKPQLYNPRQVYDKAPWPRGSHPSPHEILGASPGTPYSKKQFHRLVKLYHPDLYVQNGIEVMGVSRATRIERYRLVVEAHEILKDPHKRLLYEKYGLGWSLPTQRVRHTSASSHATGTYGTYDGRSSAEQARTGQQFPIFASNAVFAIVVIAMAMAGAVVQLKRARKAQWDFKDRDLVLQEAISRDLQGLADRLEGKPRDLRILEFLARRELRNWSSREALFAGLDQSENICRH